In the Pseudothauera hydrothermalis genome, one interval contains:
- a CDS encoding aspartate kinase, producing MALIVQKYGGTSVGSPERIKNVAKRVAKFHAQGHQVVVVVSAMSGETNRLIALAKEVAAKPDPRELDVVVSTGEQVTIGLLCMALHDLGLKAKSYTGAQVRILTDSAHTKARILNIDEAPIRRDLEDGMIVVVAGFQGVDEHGNITTLGRGGSDTTGVALAAALKADECQIYTDVDGVYTTDPRIVPEARKLDTITFEEMLEMASLGSKVLQIRSVEFAGKYKVKLRVLSSFQEEGEGTLITVEEERNMEQPVISGIAFNRDEAKITVLGVPDKPGIAYQILGPVADANIDVDMIIQNVSHDGTTDFSFTVSRGDLDKAVGILESVKTHIGARAVESDKNAAKVSVVGVGMRSHPGVASKMFRTLAEEGINIQMISTSEIKISVVIEEKYLELAVRVLHKAFGLDAA from the coding sequence ATGGCACTGATAGTTCAGAAATACGGCGGTACCTCGGTGGGCAGCCCAGAGCGGATCAAGAACGTCGCCAAGCGGGTGGCGAAATTCCACGCCCAAGGGCACCAAGTGGTCGTCGTGGTGTCGGCAATGAGCGGTGAGACCAACCGCCTGATTGCGTTGGCCAAGGAGGTTGCCGCCAAACCCGATCCGCGCGAGCTGGACGTGGTGGTGTCGACCGGCGAGCAGGTCACCATCGGCCTGCTGTGTATGGCGCTGCACGACCTCGGCCTGAAGGCCAAAAGTTACACCGGTGCGCAGGTGCGCATTCTGACCGACTCGGCTCACACCAAGGCGCGGATTCTGAACATCGACGAAGCGCCCATCCGGCGTGACCTCGAAGATGGCATGATCGTCGTGGTGGCCGGTTTCCAGGGGGTGGATGAGCACGGCAATATCACCACCCTGGGGCGGGGCGGCTCTGATACGACCGGCGTGGCGCTGGCTGCGGCGCTCAAAGCCGACGAGTGCCAGATTTATACCGACGTGGATGGCGTCTACACCACCGACCCGCGCATCGTGCCGGAAGCGCGCAAACTCGACACCATCACCTTCGAGGAAATGCTGGAAATGGCCAGTCTGGGTTCCAAGGTGCTGCAGATCCGCTCGGTCGAGTTCGCGGGCAAGTACAAAGTCAAGCTGCGCGTCCTGTCCAGCTTTCAAGAAGAAGGCGAGGGCACGCTCATCACTGTTGAGGAAGAAAGGAACATGGAACAACCCGTCATTTCCGGCATCGCCTTCAATCGCGACGAAGCCAAGATCACCGTTCTGGGCGTGCCCGACAAGCCCGGTATTGCCTACCAGATTCTCGGTCCGGTGGCCGATGCCAACATCGATGTCGATATGATCATCCAGAACGTCAGCCACGACGGCACCACGGACTTTTCCTTCACCGTGTCGCGCGGTGACCTGGACAAAGCGGTCGGCATCCTTGAAAGCGTCAAGACCCATATCGGCGCTCGTGCGGTCGAAAGCGACAAAAACGCCGCCAAAGTGTCGGTCGTCGGCGTCGGCATGCGCTCGCATCCGGGCGTGGCCTCCAAAATGTTCCGCACGCTGGCCGAAGAAGGCATCAATATCCAGATGATTTCCACCTCTGAAATCAAAATTTCGGTGGTGATCGAAGAGAAGTATCTGGAGCTTGCGGTGCGTGTGCTGCACAAAGCATTTGGCCTAGACGCCGCCTGA
- a CDS encoding DUF2442 domain-containing protein, which translates to MAEVTHVSKNGFWLLLDDEELLVPFVEFPWFRQATIEQLTTIEWPAQDHLYWPLLDVDLSVESIRHPEKFPLVSAISANASLQGDAPQAARP; encoded by the coding sequence GTGGCTGAAGTCACCCATGTTTCAAAAAACGGCTTCTGGCTGCTTCTCGATGACGAGGAGTTGTTGGTGCCATTCGTGGAATTTCCTTGGTTCCGGCAGGCTACGATCGAGCAATTGACCACTATTGAATGGCCCGCCCAGGATCATTTGTATTGGCCGCTACTGGATGTCGATCTGTCCGTCGAGTCGATCCGCCACCCGGAAAAATTTCCGCTCGTGTCGGCGATATCGGCTAACGCTTCGCTCCAGGGGGACGCGCCGCAAGCGGCGCGCCCCTGA
- a CDS encoding DUF4160 domain-containing protein, translated as MAPTVVRDGPFRLFFFSREEPRMHIHVAHPHGEAKFWLEPGVALATHTGLSERELAEAERVIARHHQEIINAWHKHFGG; from the coding sequence ATGGCACCAACAGTTGTCCGCGATGGCCCCTTCCGGCTCTTCTTCTTTTCGCGCGAAGAGCCGAGAATGCACATCCATGTGGCGCACCCGCATGGCGAGGCCAAGTTCTGGCTTGAGCCTGGCGTCGCGCTGGCCACCCACACTGGCCTGTCCGAGCGCGAGCTGGCGGAGGCAGAACGTGTCATCGCCAGACATCATCAGGAGATCATCAATGCCTGGCACAAACACTTCGGTGGCTGA
- a CDS encoding type II toxin-antitoxin system HicB family antitoxin, which produces MRYAIVIERAGNNFSGYVPDLPGCVATGATVEETETELLSAIQFHLEGLREDGVAAPAAESIVEYVFVPAQPCAPGDAPQAARP; this is translated from the coding sequence ATGCGCTATGCAATCGTGATTGAAAGGGCAGGCAATAATTTTTCTGGTTATGTGCCCGATTTGCCCGGCTGTGTCGCAACCGGGGCGACCGTGGAGGAAACCGAAACCGAGCTGCTTTCGGCCATCCAGTTTCACCTCGAGGGCCTACGCGAGGACGGAGTTGCCGCACCTGCTGCGGAAAGCATCGTCGAGTATGTGTTTGTTCCTGCCCAACCCTGCGCTCCAGGGGACGCGCCGCAAGCGGCGCGCCCCTGA
- a CDS encoding type II toxin-antitoxin system HicA family toxin translates to MKVGDVLLMLRNDGWFLVATRGSHRQFKHPSKPGRVTVAGKPSDDLAAGTLNSILKQAGLKG, encoded by the coding sequence ATGAAAGTCGGTGACGTGTTGCTCATGCTCCGCAACGATGGCTGGTTCCTGGTGGCGACTCGGGGAAGTCACCGCCAGTTCAAGCATCCATCCAAACCTGGGCGTGTCACCGTTGCAGGGAAACCGAGTGATGATTTGGCAGCCGGAACACTCAACAGCATTCTCAAGCAGGCAGGACTGAAAGGGTAA